A genome region from Anastrepha ludens isolate Willacy chromosome 3, idAnaLude1.1, whole genome shotgun sequence includes the following:
- the LOC128856573 gene encoding protein THEM6 has product MSFLVVLLILYIIWDVNYFIRCIFTVLAGRLFQSKRKVTDTTTIYGLCTSQDVDIFIRHMNNARYLRELDFARFHFYALTGLYEKVRQRKGGAVQGASSVRYRRTIPIFNAYKIQTKLIWWDEKAIYLEQSFVTLSDGFVRAVALSKQCITNCDVTELMETFPEATTRPDMPADLKLWLDSIEVSSQKLRKEK; this is encoded by the exons ATGTCATTCCTGGTGGTTCTGCTCATTCTCTACATCATATGGGATGTTAACTATTTCATTCGGTGCATTTTCACAGTCTTGGCTGGTCGTCTATTCCAGAGTAAGCGCAAGGTCACTGATACCACAACCATCTACG GTCTGTGCACTTCACAGGATGTAGATATTTTCATTCGCCACATGAATAACGCCCGTTATCTGCGTGAGCTAGACTTTGCCCGCTTCCATTTTTATGCGCTCACAGGTCTCTACGAAAAAGTACGTCAGCGTAAAGGCGGCGCTGTACAAGGTGCATCGAGCGTTCGCTATCGTCGCACCATACCCATTTTCAATGCATACAAAATCCAGACGAAACTTATTTGGTGGGATGAGAAGGCTATTTATTTGGAACAGTCATTTGTGACATTATCGGATGGCTTCGTACGCGCTGTGGCACTATCCAAACAATGCATCACCAATTGTGATGTCACAGAGTTGATGGAAACCTTTCCCGAAGCCACAACCCGACCGGATATGCCAGCGGATCTGAAGCTGTGGTTAGACTCGATCGAAGTATCTAGTCAAAAGCTGCGCAAGGAAAAGTGA